GTTGCCTTTATCGGGCAAAAGACAGGAAGCTGAATCTTTAAAAATCGGTTATTTTGCCCAGCATCAACTGGAGCAATTACATCTGGATGAAAGTCCGTTATGGCATTTACAAAAGCTGGATAATCAGGCTACGGAAAAAGACTTACGTAATTTTTTGGGTGGTTTTGATTTTCAGGGTGATAAGGTTTTAGAGGCGGTAAAACCTTTTTCCGGTGGTGAAAAAGCGCGTCTGGTTTTGGCGTTGTTGGTTTATCAAAATCCCAACCTGTTATTACTGGATGAGCCAACCAATCATTTGGATCTGGATATGCGCCATGCCTTGAGTGTGGCTTTACAAGGCTACGAAGGAGCTATTGTGGTGGTCTCGCATGATCGACATTTATTGCGCTCAGTGACAGATCAGCTATTATTGGTTGCTGGAGGTAAAGTACAGCCTTTTGATGGTGATCTTGACGATTATCGGTTATGGTTGACCGAGCAGAAAAAGGGTGATGAAAGAACGGAGATTGAGGTTTCGCCAACGGTATCACGCAAAGACCAAAGAAAGCTGGATGCAGAACGCAGGCAAAAACATAAGCCTTTGTTTGATGCGTTGAAAAAAGCGGAAATTGCTGTTGAAAAATATCATAACGAACAGCGACAACTGGAGCACCAATTGGCTGATCCCGAGATTTATGCGGAATCCGAAAAGGTGCGTTTGAAGCAGTTGCTGGAAAAAAAAGTACAAATTGATAAGGCGCTGGATGAAGCAGAAACGGCGTGGATGGAAGCAGAAGAAAAGATTGAAAATACTGAGTGATCTATCATTTCTGGTGAATTAATAGCTGGCAAAAATTAACCTCCAAGTTGACCGGTAAGGTCGGCGTGTTGAATTTTCTGGTGGCTTTCGTGTATTTCATGGAATGAGGTTATTGCTGATAGTCGTATTTTTGCCAACGTTGTTTATGGATCAGGAAGAAGCTAATGTTTGACATTATAAAGTTGGTATTTGATATTTGTCTGTTTAAAAAAGGACCCCAGGATTTACCCGGCTCTATATGGCTGTTACGGTTATTATTGGCTGGTTATATCGTTATCCGGGCCTTAATGTTAAGGATCTACTTCGATTGGCTTGATACGCTATTACAGCTCATGGTTGAGATTTTTCTGCTGGTCGGATTTGTCTGGATATCATTATATCTGGTGCGAAAGTTGGGGCGATTTTCTCAAATGCTGGCGGCTTTATTGGGTACCGATGCGCTGATCAGTTTTTTTGCTCTGCCCGCAATAGCCTCAATGGCTTCGGGGCACGGCGGAATATTCGCATTTTCGGTCATGCTGGGATTAATTGGCTGGCATTGGGCGGTTACCGGGCATATCATTCGTCATGCGTTGGACAAAAACTTAATTTTTAGTTTAGGTCTGGCATTTTTATATCTACTGGGATCTTATCAGGTAATGGCGTTATTATTTCCTGAAGTTGCCGGCGTTGAATAGGGGGAGAATCATGGAAAGCTATACACATATTTTATTGGCAGTGGATTTTTACGAACACTGTGAAGTTGTTGCAAACAGGGCGAAGGATTTGGCTCTTAAATATCAGGCAAAGCTGAGTATTATTCATGTGGTGGATAGTTTGCCGATTACGGATGCCAGTTATGGGGGGGATATTCCTTTTAACATGGATATAACAACAGAGTTAATGACCGGGGCGAAAAAAAGACTGGCTAAATTGGCTGAAAAGCTGGCTGTTACCGAAGACAGGCAATGGTTGGAAATGGGCAGTCCCAAGACAGAAATAGTAAGGGTTGCCGAAGAAAACAAGGTAGATTTAATTGTTGTTGGTTCCCATGGTCGACATGGCTTGGCTTTGTTGCTGGGGTCGACTGCCAACGGGGTGCTACATCATGCAAATTGTGATGTGTTGGCGGTGCGTTTGCTGGATGATGAATAGTCAACGATACGTCTCGCAACATTTATAACACCGTCACTAAAACACTATACCTAATATACTATAAGGTAGCCACATAAGCTCTTTTCTCTCCGTGTAGCAAATATAAGCTGTAGAGTTGGATTTATCCGCAGTACAATGCGAATAAATCCGCCGCTACAAAGGACAAAATCCCCCCGGGTAGCGATATCAATCGGGCTCACTAACTAAAAAATAAAAGTGCTTATACAATGACCCAATTTTTAAATTGGCTGATTTCGTAAAGCCCTTATTGGTAGCTGAAATTCAAATTTTCATAGCTGCCAGTCGATTTTAGTAAACTAACCGGATGATAAAAGCGTGTCAAAGATGGCTAAATGAGTAACCAGCACAGATAACTTTGTATTTTATTGCATACCTTCATGATGTGCGTATATGATGTTTTACTAAAATTACAGTGTTTGATTGGGGTGAAGGTAATGCGCGTAAGAACGACAAGCATGGCGTTTCAATGGCTGAAACTGTAAAGTGAACCGTTCTAAAACCAGTCCAGGCCGTAACTGCTGCGACCGCTTTTGGGTAAAAAGCTGGCATCAATTGCTGATATCCATTCACCTTTATCCGTTGAATCTTTCAAGCTCAGCAAATTGAAGGTAACAAAATAGAACGAGCGATGAAACCATCTTGAAAAGGTTTTTTCATTCAGAGGACTATAACGGCCAAGGTTTCGGAAATTCATCCTTCGCGGCAGATATGTCAGGGCTGTTAGCAAAATGAATATAAACTTACGCTGCGGTTTTTCTACACTGGAAATTTGCTGAAAAATGGGTTCTATTAAGTTCATGGAGGCCTTTGGCGTGTTGGGCTGTTATCGTCGTTGACGACATCTTCACATGTTAGAGGCTTCCAGACTATTTTTTAATCAAATCAAAACTGTCCGAAGTATTGATATCTGTGTTGGTTAATTTTAACTTTTTACGGTTACTTAAACCTTTCCCGAAAATCTTACCGGATTTTTTCAGCATTGTAGTCAAGTCTGTACACTATTTTTGGGGCTCCATGAATTTACGACAGGCTTTCCTAATTTCCATGTATCTGCTTCATAAGAAATTCTTCGGTTTGTGCCATTGGTAGAGGCTTACTCAGAAGATACCCCTGTACTTCGTTACAGCCCTTATTGGTCAGAAATGCCAGCTGGCCTTGGGTTTCAACGCCTTCTGCTATAACTTTTAATCTAATGCCTTTGGCCATGTTGATGATAGCGACTACAATCGCCGCACTGTCCGAATTTAGTTCCAAGTCGCTAACAAAACTTTGATCTATCTTCAATCGATCGATGGGAAAATTATTGAGTCGACTCAAGCTGGAGTAGCCTGTCCCAAAGTCATCTATCGCCAATTGGACGCCTATTTTCTTCAGCGATCGCAGGATGTCCAGAACGATAGTTTCATCATTGATCAAAATGCTTTCGGTTAGCTCCAATTCCAACACGTCAGGCTCTAGTCCTGTTTCAGCCAATATCATCTCTACTTGTTTGGAGAAACCTTTTTGCAGGAATTGAGTTGCCGAGATATTGACGGCCATGTTGCTCAAAGGAATACCCTGATCTCGCCATTTTTTGGCCTGTTGGCAGGCCTCGCGTAGCACCCACACACCAATAGTTACGATCAGACCGATCTCTTCTGCCAAAGGAATAAATTGATCAGGAGAAAGGCGACCCAACTCCCGGCAGTTCCAACGTATTAATGCTTCCAGACCGCTAAACTCACCTGTTCGAATATCGAGTTGCGGCTGGTAATGTAGCTCCAGTTCATTGAGTTCTATAGCCTTACGCAGATGATTTTCCAGATTGAGTCGAAGTAATGCCGTTTCTGACATCTTGGCCGTGAAATACTGGTATGTATTACCCCCAAGGCGTTTTGCGT
Above is a window of Methylobacter sp. S3L5C DNA encoding:
- a CDS encoding universal stress protein, whose amino-acid sequence is MESYTHILLAVDFYEHCEVVANRAKDLALKYQAKLSIIHVVDSLPITDASYGGDIPFNMDITTELMTGAKKRLAKLAEKLAVTEDRQWLEMGSPKTEIVRVAEENKVDLIVVGSHGRHGLALLLGSTANGVLHHANCDVLAVRLLDDE